The following are encoded together in the Pleurocapsa sp. FMAR1 genome:
- a CDS encoding argininosuccinate synthase, which produces MGRANKVVLAYSGGVDTTVCIPYLKEEWGVKEVITLAADLGQGDELGPIQQKALKCGASESLVEDATESFVRDYAFPAIQANTLYENRYPLSTALARPLIAKLLVEAAEKYGADAVAHGCTGKGNDQVRFDVGIMALNPSLKVLAPAREWGMSREEAISYGEKFGFEFPVKKSSPFSIDRNLLGRSIEAGPLEDPMVEPPEEIFVMTKAIADTPDQPEYVTIGFEQGLPISINGEKLAPVALITKLNELAGKHGVGRIDMLENRVVGIKSREIYEAPALLVLIHAHRDLESLTLTGDVTQYKRGIEQSYGELVYRGLWYSPLKAALDGFIQNTQERVSGEVRVKLHKGNAIIVGRQSDNSIYTPDLATYGAEDEFDHKAAEGFIYIWGLPTRVWSQKTRGL; this is translated from the coding sequence ATGGGACGCGCAAACAAAGTTGTCTTAGCTTATTCGGGTGGAGTAGACACCACCGTATGCATTCCTTATCTCAAGGAAGAATGGGGAGTCAAAGAAGTAATTACCCTAGCTGCTGACTTAGGACAGGGAGACGAACTAGGGCCAATTCAGCAAAAGGCATTAAAGTGTGGTGCATCTGAATCTTTAGTAGAAGATGCCACCGAAAGCTTTGTACGCGATTACGCTTTTCCTGCAATTCAAGCCAATACTCTCTATGAAAATCGCTATCCCTTGTCTACGGCTTTGGCACGTCCTTTAATTGCTAAATTGCTAGTAGAAGCAGCAGAAAAATATGGGGCAGATGCGGTAGCTCACGGCTGTACAGGCAAAGGTAACGACCAGGTGCGATTTGACGTGGGCATTATGGCACTAAACCCCAGTCTCAAGGTGTTAGCTCCTGCTAGAGAGTGGGGCATGAGTCGGGAAGAAGCTATTTCTTATGGTGAGAAGTTCGGTTTTGAATTTCCCGTGAAAAAGTCTTCTCCTTTTAGTATCGATCGCAATTTACTTGGTCGCAGTATTGAGGCAGGCCCTCTAGAAGATCCGATGGTAGAGCCTCCTGAAGAGATTTTTGTGATGACCAAGGCGATCGCCGATACTCCCGATCAGCCAGAATACGTTACTATCGGTTTTGAACAGGGTCTACCTATTAGCATCAACGGTGAAAAGCTTGCTCCCGTTGCCCTCATAACTAAGCTAAACGAGCTTGCAGGTAAACACGGTGTCGGACGCATCGATATGTTAGAAAATCGTGTCGTGGGTATTAAATCGCGCGAAATCTACGAAGCACCAGCTTTATTAGTTTTGATTCATGCTCACCGTGACTTAGAAAGTCTTACCCTAACAGGAGATGTTACTCAATACAAACGTGGTATTGAACAATCCTACGGCGAATTAGTTTATCGTGGCTTATGGTATAGTCCTCTCAAAGCTGCTTTAGATGGCTTTATTCAAAATACTCAAGAAAGAGTTTCAGGAGAAGTCAGAGTTAAGTTGCATAAAGGCAACGCCATCATTGTTGGTCGTCAGTCGGACAATTCTATCTACACTCCCGATCTTGCTACCTATGGCGCAGAGGATGAGTTTGACCACAAAGCAGCAGAAGGCTTTATCTATATTTGGGGTCTACCTACTAGAGTTTGGTCACAAAAAACGAGAGGTCTTTAA
- a CDS encoding TIGR04168 family protein: MAQVKERITIAVVGDVHDLWDEQDELALEHLGVDLVLFVGDFGNEAVEVVRKIAAVKLPKAVIMGNHDAWYSASAWGRQKAPYDRSLEDRVQQQLDLLGKAHVGFSGLDFPQFDLSVVGSRPFSWGGSTWRNSQFYSDRYQIENFEESTRQIVASAQNSQHNTLIFMGHNGPYGLGDKPESICGRDWKSEGGDYGDPDLTKAIAEVQSLGKSIPLVTFGHMHHHLKYPPAQQRIITEVRDNTVYLNSACVPRIVKSPEGVKRNFSLVSLDHRRVQKISLVWLDRDFVIQSDEILYEAKA, from the coding sequence ATGGCGCAGGTAAAAGAAAGAATAACCATAGCCGTAGTGGGAGATGTCCACGATTTATGGGATGAGCAAGATGAGCTAGCACTAGAACATCTTGGTGTTGATTTGGTTTTGTTTGTCGGCGATTTTGGTAACGAAGCAGTAGAAGTAGTCCGCAAAATTGCAGCAGTTAAGCTGCCTAAAGCCGTAATTATGGGCAACCATGATGCTTGGTATAGTGCCTCAGCTTGGGGTAGACAAAAAGCTCCTTACGATCGCTCTCTAGAAGATCGGGTACAGCAGCAGCTAGACTTGTTAGGCAAAGCTCATGTTGGTTTTTCTGGGCTAGATTTTCCTCAGTTTGATTTATCGGTGGTGGGTAGTCGTCCCTTTAGCTGGGGAGGCTCTACCTGGAGAAATAGTCAGTTTTATAGCGATCGCTATCAGATCGAAAACTTTGAAGAGTCAACCCGACAAATTGTCGCTTCTGCTCAAAATTCTCAACACAACACTTTGATTTTTATGGGTCACAATGGTCCCTATGGTCTGGGAGACAAGCCAGAGTCTATTTGTGGTCGAGACTGGAAGTCAGAGGGAGGGGACTATGGCGATCCCGATCTTACTAAAGCGATCGCCGAAGTTCAAAGCCTAGGCAAATCTATTCCCCTAGTGACTTTTGGACATATGCACCACCATCTTAAATATCCCCCCGCTCAACAACGAATTATAACCGAGGTTAGAGATAATACTGTATACTTGAATTCTGCCTGTGTTCCCCGTATAGTAAAAAGCCCTGAAGGTGTCAAGCGCAATTTTTCTCTAGTTTCACTTGACCACCGAAGAGTTCAAAAAATATCTTTGGTTTGGTTAGATCGCGATTTTGTCATCCAATCAGATGAAATTCTTTATGAAGCTAAAGCTTAG
- a CDS encoding AAA family ATPase, which translates to MTQINSVISDVAGKDIYEKIYHNIQRVMQGQSTAIRNLLAGFASGGHVLLEDYPGTGKTTLAKALAYSIDAKFKRIQFTPDLLPSDITGISIFDQQESSFNFHPGPIFANIVLVDEINRASPRTQSALLEAMAESQVSVDGQIKKLEDLFFVIATQNPVGSHGTYPLPEAQMDRFALQFSLGYVSPADEVQILASQMQSHPLDHIKPCISLSEAIALKQQVEQVRVSDTMKQYLVDLVNATRTFEGVQLGGSPRGSLALMKVAQALALFDGYEFVTPEHIQELAVSVIAHRLVMQPQARFSGQTAAGVVQEILRNIRVPA; encoded by the coding sequence GTGACTCAAATAAACTCAGTAATCAGCGATGTTGCTGGTAAAGACATATATGAAAAAATTTATCACAACATTCAACGGGTAATGCAAGGGCAGTCAACTGCTATTAGAAACCTCTTGGCTGGTTTTGCCAGTGGGGGTCATGTTCTTTTAGAAGACTATCCTGGTACAGGAAAAACTACCTTGGCAAAAGCTTTAGCTTATTCTATTGATGCTAAGTTTAAGCGTATTCAATTTACCCCCGATCTCTTGCCGTCAGATATTACAGGCATTTCTATTTTTGACCAGCAAGAAAGTTCTTTTAATTTTCACCCAGGACCAATCTTTGCCAATATTGTTTTGGTAGACGAAATCAACCGTGCCTCCCCTCGCACTCAGTCTGCCTTATTAGAGGCAATGGCGGAGTCTCAGGTAAGCGTAGATGGTCAAATTAAAAAACTAGAGGACTTATTTTTTGTCATTGCTACCCAAAACCCAGTGGGTTCACATGGCACATATCCTTTACCCGAAGCTCAAATGGATCGTTTTGCCCTTCAGTTCAGTTTAGGATATGTTTCTCCTGCCGATGAAGTGCAAATTTTAGCTTCTCAGATGCAAAGTCATCCTCTCGATCATATTAAGCCCTGTATTTCTCTATCTGAAGCGATCGCCCTCAAACAACAGGTAGAACAAGTTAGAGTCAGCGACACCATGAAACAATATTTAGTTGATTTGGTTAACGCTACTCGTACTTTTGAAGGAGTGCAGCTAGGAGGAAGTCCGAGAGGCTCTTTAGCACTGATGAAGGTAGCACAGGCTTTGGCGTTATTTGATGGTTATGAATTTGTCACCCCCGAACATATTCAGGAATTAGCGGTATCCGTAATTGCTCATCGCTTGGTTATGCAGCCTCAAGCTCGTTTTTCAGGTCAAACTGCCGCGGGAGTAGTGCAAGAAATTTTGAGGAACATTCGTGTACCTGCTTAG
- a CDS encoding MBL fold metallo-hydrolase codes for MATLQEKRIENVDGNFYVDSSCIDCDTCRWMAADVFNRQSSSSAVYHQPETRADKLLAMQALLSCPTASIGTVNKPTDIKQVQQTFPLLVEDNVYHCGYHSEASYGAASYFIQRPEGNILIDSPRFAPPLVKRLENLGGIKYLYLTHQDDVADHQKFQQHFNCQRILHSDDIKPSTQEVEIQLSGTDTVELTPDILIIPVPGHSKGHTVLLYKNKFLFTGDHLAWSPYLENLYAFRRFCWYSWSEQIKSMEKLANYSFEWVLPGHGRRYHGDVDTTKKQLQQCINWMKQQ; via the coding sequence ATGGCTACTTTACAAGAAAAAAGAATTGAAAATGTTGACGGTAATTTTTATGTAGATTCTAGCTGTATTGATTGTGATACTTGTCGCTGGATGGCAGCAGATGTATTTAATCGTCAATCATCGTCTTCTGCCGTATATCATCAACCAGAAACTAGAGCAGATAAACTACTGGCAATGCAGGCTTTACTATCTTGTCCTACCGCTTCTATTGGTACAGTAAATAAACCAACAGATATAAAACAAGTTCAACAGACATTTCCTTTGCTCGTAGAAGATAATGTTTATCACTGTGGATATCATTCTGAAGCTTCTTATGGTGCTGCTAGCTATTTCATTCAAAGACCAGAAGGCAATATCTTAATTGATTCACCTCGATTTGCACCGCCTTTAGTGAAACGCTTAGAAAATTTAGGCGGTATTAAATATTTATATCTTACCCATCAAGATGATGTGGCAGATCATCAAAAATTCCAACAGCATTTTAATTGCCAGAGAATTTTACATTCAGACGATATAAAACCATCTACTCAAGAAGTTGAAATTCAGCTATCTGGCACTGATACAGTTGAGCTTACTCCAGACATATTGATTATTCCTGTTCCAGGTCATAGTAAAGGACACACTGTTTTACTCTATAAAAACAAGTTTCTATTTACAGGAGATCATTTAGCCTGGTCACCATACCTTGAAAATCTTTATGCTTTTCGTCGCTTCTGTTGGTATTCTTGGTCAGAACAAATTAAATCCATGGAAAAATTAGCGAATTACTCTTTTGAATGGGTTTTACCTGGTCATGGTCGTCGTTATCATGGTGATGTTGATACCACCAAAAAACAATTACAGCAGTGTATCAATTGGATGAAACAACAATAA
- a CDS encoding Gfo/Idh/MocA family oxidoreductase — MQYNLSGRSLNSGFKNQPQPFKIGVIGVGNMGQHHVRILSLLKDTELVGVSDCNLARGIEIASRYQTHFYENYAEMLPDVDAVCIAVPTKAHHEVGSNCLKAGVHVLIEKPIAASISEAESLVNLAAETGCILQVGHIERFNPAFCELSKVIQTESILALEARRMSPYSNRANDVSVVLDLMIHDIDLLLELSASPVIRLSASGNTSNSSGNLDYVTANLGFANGVIATLTASKVTHRKIRCLSAHCQHSLIETDFLKNEILIHRHQQPNLQPEQQKLYKQDGITEKVYTSNTEPIYAEIEHFVNCIRGGDRPSVGGEQALKALRLASLIEQMALDGKIWHPSDEQKIVSPTMSIV; from the coding sequence GTGCAATATAATTTATCTGGGCGATCGCTAAATAGCGGTTTTAAAAATCAGCCACAGCCTTTTAAAATAGGTGTTATTGGCGTAGGCAATATGGGACAACACCATGTCCGAATCCTGAGCTTGTTAAAGGATACTGAACTGGTAGGAGTATCTGACTGTAATTTAGCAAGAGGCATTGAAATTGCTAGTCGGTATCAAACTCATTTTTATGAAAATTACGCAGAAATGCTGCCTGACGTGGATGCAGTTTGTATAGCTGTTCCCACCAAAGCTCATCACGAAGTAGGAAGTAACTGTCTCAAGGCTGGAGTTCATGTTTTGATCGAAAAGCCCATTGCTGCCTCAATTAGTGAAGCTGAATCCTTGGTGAATTTAGCTGCTGAGACTGGCTGTATTTTGCAAGTTGGTCACATCGAAAGGTTTAACCCTGCCTTTTGTGAGTTAAGTAAAGTAATCCAAACTGAGAGTATTTTAGCTCTTGAGGCTCGTCGTATGAGTCCCTATTCTAATCGGGCAAACGATGTGTCAGTAGTGTTGGATTTAATGATTCACGATATAGACTTGCTTTTGGAACTATCCGCTTCTCCAGTAATTAGGCTAAGTGCTAGTGGAAATACTTCTAATAGTTCGGGAAACTTAGACTACGTAACGGCTAATCTTGGTTTTGCCAATGGTGTAATAGCAACTTTGACGGCTTCTAAGGTTACTCACCGTAAAATTCGCTGTTTATCAGCACACTGTCAGCATTCTTTAATTGAAACTGATTTTCTCAAAAACGAAATCCTGATTCATCGCCATCAACAGCCTAATCTGCAACCCGAACAACAAAAACTCTATAAGCAAGACGGTATTACTGAAAAAGTTTATACCAGCAATACTGAACCTATTTATGCTGAAATCGAACATTTTGTCAACTGTATTCGCGGAGGCGATCGCCCTTCCGTTGGTGGGGAGCAAGCTTTAAAAGCTTTACGCCTAGCAAGCTTGATTGAACAAATGGCGTTAGATGGTAAGATTTGGCATCCTAGCGATGAGCAAAAAATTGTATCTCCCACTATGTCTATTGTTTAA
- a CDS encoding DUF3318 domain-containing protein — protein sequence MSYATTSARAEINELRRLKTLLPPELQSWVIVEGSTEVNPPLIRSEEIGKDEIEIQIDLAKWDNLAIDQRNLLFWHEVARVQNDSIPKEGWEMAALAIGLGGAVGELWVQDGLLLLLAMSLCGISGYRLWQKNSSEKTLTEAIEADEKAIALATRFGYSLPNAYKSLGSALKTLVEMTPSRRKRKKYEERLQALRRSATREKARTQEGREPISRRENRL from the coding sequence ATGAGTTATGCAACTACTTCCGCTAGGGCAGAAATCAACGAATTGCGTCGTCTTAAAACCTTGCTTCCTCCTGAATTACAAAGCTGGGTAATTGTCGAAGGCTCAACAGAAGTCAATCCTCCTCTCATCCGTAGTGAAGAAATTGGTAAAGATGAAATTGAAATTCAGATCGATCTAGCTAAATGGGACAATCTAGCCATCGATCAGCGTAATTTGCTATTTTGGCATGAAGTAGCTAGAGTACAAAATGATAGCATCCCTAAAGAAGGATGGGAAATGGCTGCTTTGGCTATTGGCTTGGGTGGTGCTGTCGGGGAATTATGGGTACAGGATGGCTTATTATTGCTTTTGGCTATGTCTTTGTGTGGTATTTCAGGATATCGCCTGTGGCAGAAAAACAGTAGCGAAAAGACCCTTACCGAGGCCATCGAAGCTGATGAAAAAGCGATCGCTTTAGCTACTCGGTTTGGTTATTCTTTACCCAATGCCTATAAAAGTTTGGGCAGTGCTTTGAAAACACTCGTTGAAATGACCCCTAGTCGTCGCAAAAGAAAAAAATACGAAGAGCGTTTACAGGCTCTTCGTCGCAGTGCAACTAGAGAAAAAGCTAGAACACAAGAGGGAAGAGAGCCGATCAGCAGAAGGGAAAATAGACTCTAA
- a CDS encoding diacylglycerol kinase — protein sequence MNNKFRTPSYRPIRKLKVILSGLQIAVVTDFSVAYKVVLSIPVLIASFFFRQWVDVSLILLAMGIMLISELFNSAIEVLCDFVEPQQNEQIRITKDIAAAATGLSILMWAAILLIESIRLFQLR from the coding sequence ATGAATAACAAGTTTCGCACACCCAGTTATCGCCCCATCCGAAAGCTAAAGGTTATCTTATCGGGTCTTCAGATTGCAGTAGTAACTGATTTTAGTGTTGCTTATAAAGTTGTTTTATCGATTCCAGTCTTAATTGCTTCCTTTTTTTTTCGACAATGGGTAGATGTCAGTTTGATATTACTGGCAATGGGGATAATGCTGATTTCTGAATTGTTTAATAGTGCGATCGAAGTTTTGTGCGATTTTGTAGAGCCTCAGCAAAATGAGCAGATCCGAATCACTAAAGATATTGCCGCAGCAGCTACTGGTCTTAGTATCTTGATGTGGGCAGCAATTTTACTTATCGAAAGCATCCGTCTTTTTCAGCTACGGTAA
- a CDS encoding CDP-alcohol phosphatidyltransferase family protein, which yields MSVNKVFLFVPNIIGYSRFIFYLISFICHTLDNWQLCISFYAIAFILDEFDGRAARAYNQSSNFGAALDMVADRTATAGLCLILAQLYPNYLLVFIGAIALDVSSHYYLIYATGMLGKASHKDSTEWATNGLMKLYYGNKPFMDVLILGNELFYILLYLNFYLIGGRLTINDWNFTGVQIALIIWTPIYLLKQATNIFQLQNAAQEIAKLDLINREENN from the coding sequence ATGTCAGTTAACAAAGTATTTTTATTTGTACCGAACATTATTGGCTATAGTAGATTTATATTTTACTTGATTAGCTTTATTTGTCATACACTCGATAACTGGCAACTGTGTATTAGCTTTTATGCGATCGCCTTTATTTTAGATGAATTTGATGGTCGTGCTGCCAGGGCATATAATCAAAGCAGTAATTTTGGTGCAGCCCTTGATATGGTGGCAGATCGCACGGCTACGGCGGGTTTGTGTTTGATTTTGGCGCAATTATATCCTAATTATTTATTAGTTTTTATTGGTGCGATCGCTCTTGACGTTAGCAGCCATTATTATTTGATCTACGCTACAGGAATGCTAGGCAAAGCTAGTCATAAAGACTCGACCGAATGGGCAACCAATGGACTAATGAAGCTTTACTATGGCAACAAGCCTTTCATGGATGTGTTGATCTTAGGAAATGAATTATTTTATATTTTGCTTTATCTTAATTTCTATCTTATTGGTGGTCGTTTGACGATCAATGATTGGAACTTTACTGGAGTCCAAATAGCTCTAATAATTTGGACTCCAATCTATCTACTAAAGCAAGCTACCAATATTTTTCAGTTACAAAATGCGGCACAAGAAATTGCTAAATTAGATTTAATCAACCGAGAAGAAAATAATTAA
- a CDS encoding DUF4864 domain-containing protein has translation MYISESDKAIIRQLVEKQLQAFQQGHDEIAFSLTSPTIQKKFEQDDFMTMVKNKYHAIVKPRSIMFRGFTLVNNYPALVSIIMAQNGEVTQGVFIVQHQKDYSWRIHGYELISINEKII, from the coding sequence ATGTATATCTCAGAAAGCGATAAGGCAATAATTCGTCAGCTAGTAGAAAAACAGCTACAGGCATTTCAACAAGGTCATGATGAAATAGCTTTTTCTTTAACTAGTCCAACTATTCAAAAGAAATTTGAGCAAGATGATTTTATGACCATGGTAAAAAACAAATATCATGCCATTGTTAAACCAAGATCGATTATGTTTCGTGGGTTTACTTTAGTCAACAACTACCCAGCGTTGGTATCGATAATTATGGCTCAGAATGGGGAGGTGACTCAAGGAGTTTTTATTGTCCAACATCAAAAAGACTACAGTTGGCGTATTCATGGTTATGAATTAATTTCTATTAATGAGAAAATAATTTAG
- a CDS encoding anti-sigma factor antagonist (This anti-anti-sigma factor, or anti-sigma factor antagonist, belongs to a family that includes characterized members SpoIIAA, RsbV, RsfA, and RsfB.) has product MIDETPDIRFPQSLLQDSAIVQLPERLTVLEAVAFKQTVSNLLQQKTAHQQITLDFSKTRFIDSSGIGALIASLKSAQGKDIELALESVQPPVMATLAMTGLVDVLNIKSSAAWSNKEHRETTHPSVRSIVKRIIDIGGALVGLMIMVIIFLPIAIVIKLGSPGPILFKQTRCGWMGKKFQIWKFRSMYANAEAMKKQVENQASGAFFKNDNDPRITKIGHFLRRTSLDEFPQFWNVLKGDMSLVGTRPPTPEEVETYQIPEWQRLDVKPGMTGEWQVNGRSQVRNFEDVIKLDLKYQHNWNLRYDLKLIFKTILVVFNRNNGAV; this is encoded by the coding sequence ATGATTGATGAGACACCGGATATTCGGTTCCCCCAGTCCCTTCTTCAGGACAGTGCGATCGTACAACTACCTGAACGTCTGACAGTTTTAGAGGCCGTAGCCTTCAAGCAAACTGTCAGCAATTTATTGCAGCAAAAAACTGCTCATCAGCAAATAACTCTCGACTTTAGCAAAACCAGATTTATTGATAGCAGTGGCATTGGCGCACTTATTGCTAGTTTGAAGTCTGCTCAAGGAAAAGACATTGAATTAGCTTTAGAATCAGTTCAGCCTCCAGTGATGGCTACTCTGGCGATGACGGGTTTGGTTGACGTACTGAACATAAAATCTTCAGCAGCATGGTCAAACAAAGAACACCGAGAAACTACTCATCCTTCAGTTAGATCTATAGTCAAAAGAATTATAGATATTGGGGGAGCATTAGTGGGATTAATGATTATGGTCATCATTTTTTTGCCCATTGCGATCGTCATTAAACTTGGCAGCCCTGGTCCTATACTATTTAAACAGACTCGCTGCGGCTGGATGGGCAAAAAATTTCAAATTTGGAAATTTCGCTCTATGTATGCCAATGCCGAAGCAATGAAAAAGCAGGTTGAAAATCAAGCTAGTGGAGCTTTTTTTAAGAACGATAATGACCCGCGCATTACTAAAATCGGTCACTTCTTGCGCCGTACTAGCCTCGATGAGTTTCCGCAGTTTTGGAATGTTCTTAAAGGAGATATGAGTTTAGTCGGTACTCGCCCTCCAACTCCAGAAGAAGTAGAAACATATCAAATACCAGAGTGGCAGAGATTAGACGTAAAGCCTGGAATGACGGGAGAGTGGCAGGTAAATGGTCGTTCTCAGGTACGCAATTTTGAAGATGTGATTAAGCTAGATCTAAAATATCAGCACAACTGGAATTTGCGATATGATCTCAAGCTAATCTTTAAAACAATTTTGGTAGTTTTTAATAGAAATAATGGCGCAGTCTAG
- a CDS encoding carbohydrate ABC transporter permease, which translates to MSSVKTNKQKSSFSFSQVWLGFSVVLILIFFSAPIIWQMLTSVKLNEDISAIPNVYLPSKITWEHYTELFKRRPFLTYIFNSALVASVSTILCLVFGSPAAYVLARMNLRGEKLILTGVLIITLFPYVLLFLGLLEIVKIVGLGNNYLALIIPYTAINLPLTILVMRSFFQQLPKELEDAAKMDGFKTLGMLTNIVLPMTLPALATTGILTFIFAWNEYIFALTFITEEAKKTIPVATAQLGGATLFDIPYGPIAAATVLGTLPLVILVLIFQRQIVQGLTAGAVKG; encoded by the coding sequence ATGTCATCAGTTAAAACTAACAAGCAAAAATCAAGCTTCTCTTTTTCCCAAGTCTGGTTAGGATTTAGTGTTGTCTTGATTTTGATCTTTTTTTCTGCACCTATCATCTGGCAGATGTTGACTTCAGTAAAACTAAATGAGGATATTTCGGCAATTCCCAATGTCTATTTACCTAGTAAGATTACCTGGGAACACTACACCGAACTGTTTAAGCGTCGTCCCTTTTTGACCTATATTTTTAATAGTGCCTTAGTAGCAAGCGTTTCAACTATTTTGTGTCTTGTCTTTGGTTCTCCAGCAGCTTACGTTTTGGCAAGAATGAATTTAAGAGGAGAAAAGCTAATTTTGACTGGAGTTTTAATTATTACTTTATTTCCTTATGTATTATTATTTTTAGGACTATTAGAAATAGTCAAAATTGTTGGTTTGGGAAATAATTACTTAGCTTTAATTATTCCTTACACTGCTATCAATCTACCTCTGACTATTCTGGTAATGAGAAGCTTTTTTCAACAGCTACCTAAAGAGCTAGAAGACGCTGCTAAGATGGACGGCTTTAAAACCTTGGGGATGTTGACGAATATAGTATTACCTATGACTTTACCAGCATTGGCAACCACTGGTATTTTGACTTTTATCTTCGCTTGGAATGAATATATTTTTGCTCTAACCTTTATTACCGAAGAAGCGAAGAAAACGATTCCTGTAGCTACAGCGCAGCTTGGAGGCGCAACTTTATTTGATATTCCTTATGGACCGATCGCCGCAGCCACAGTTTTGGGTACTCTACCATTAGTTATTCTTGTCTTAATTTTTCAGCGTCAAATTGTACAAGGACTAACAGCAGGTGCAGTAAAAGGTTAA
- a CDS encoding J domain-containing protein has translation MARAENYGEDYYLTLGVSQSATLKEIKIAFRHLARQYHPDLNPGDPAAVEKFKQISQAYDVLSDNAQRRRYDRRVPFKNEPQTTTSQGNNKYSQTSNPKTAKDFYNRGFHYTQIKEYSKAIDDYSQAIKLNPKFIDAYLKRCEMRYKMGDNKGVLDDCQQILAINRQVAKAHYYQGRARYGLGYAEPAIESYTVAIAQDNNYPQAYYYRGIAYKELFKFSFAIQDLNKAAALFRLQKNYEAHRRTKNIVSDLKKSNYGTGRSNSPIQNFLMTLSLSFLNPGGGLLPAFSRLERRHLRQVGIIYGVFSSLCFVCSYFMIGLPLEIPIWELFLIGMIPFISFIVTGVLVRFFLSHKGSLTTDIFIAGTAIAPLAFFFVLMAFIPISVLALTIPLALVGVSYTTLTLQASYSQLLNVSESETAFTVALMLMLNSSICYVLISYFIA, from the coding sequence ATGGCAAGGGCGGAAAATTACGGGGAAGATTATTATTTAACTTTGGGAGTATCCCAGAGTGCAACATTAAAAGAAATCAAAATAGCTTTTCGTCATTTGGCGCGCCAATATCACCCCGATCTTAATCCAGGCGATCCTGCTGCTGTTGAGAAATTTAAACAGATTTCTCAGGCATATGATGTATTGTCGGATAATGCTCAACGTCGTCGCTATGATCGTCGTGTTCCTTTTAAAAATGAGCCACAGACAACTACAAGCCAGGGTAATAATAAGTATAGCCAAACAAGTAATCCTAAAACAGCTAAAGATTTTTATAATCGAGGCTTTCATTACACTCAAATTAAAGAATATAGCAAAGCCATTGATGATTATTCTCAGGCAATCAAACTCAATCCCAAATTTATTGATGCCTATCTCAAAAGATGCGAAATGCGATACAAAATGGGTGATAATAAGGGGGTTTTAGATGATTGTCAACAAATACTTGCTATCAATCGCCAAGTTGCTAAAGCTCACTACTATCAAGGAAGAGCGCGCTATGGTCTAGGTTATGCCGAACCTGCCATTGAATCTTACACTGTAGCGATCGCTCAAGACAACAATTATCCTCAAGCATACTACTATCGAGGCATTGCTTATAAAGAGCTATTCAAATTTTCTTTTGCCATACAGGACTTAAATAAAGCCGCCGCTCTTTTTCGCTTGCAAAAAAATTACGAAGCTCATCGTCGTACTAAAAATATAGTCAGTGACTTAAAAAAAAGCAATTATGGCACTGGTCGGTCAAATAGCCCAATTCAAAATTTTTTGATGACACTCAGCCTGTCTTTTTTAAATCCTGGAGGCGGTCTGTTACCTGCATTTTCTCGTTTAGAAAGGAGACATTTAAGACAAGTTGGCATTATCTATGGTGTATTTTCTAGCTTATGTTTTGTCTGTAGTTATTTTATGATTGGATTGCCGTTAGAAATACCAATATGGGAACTATTTTTAATTGGTATGATTCCCTTTATAAGCTTTATAGTTACGGGAGTTCTAGTACGTTTTTTTCTGAGCCATAAAGGTAGTTTGACAACGGATATATTCATAGCTGGAACGGCGATCGCTCCTCTAGCTTTCTTTTTTGTCTTAATGGCATTTATTCCCATCTCTGTTTTAGCTTTAACAATACCGTTAGCCCTTGTCGGAGTTTCTTACACTACGCTAACTTTGCAAGCTAGCTATTCTCAATTACTAAACGTTAGCGAATCTGAGACTGCTTTTACCGTGGCTTTGATGCTAATGCTAAATAGTTCTATTTGTTATGTATTGATATCATACTTTATCGCCTAA